A window of the Lolium perenne isolate Kyuss_39 chromosome 7, Kyuss_2.0, whole genome shotgun sequence genome harbors these coding sequences:
- the LOC127317499 gene encoding uncharacterized protein: MESSLLLSSSRPSLLTPSSSPSIAHRRYASFGSKLPPRRLLSVPPRARRWTVAPRAASELFDGIHSQDKPPGVGRGGARRRAYREAQGEASAPPVGAAARGLTRYVVPAGGLLALSFVIWKVVQHFVPGKRKDRVSGEPVSSGAMWSFAAGSNLSTSTSFKAEKESKKNLNKFYKELRTLKTVNMAGRQFGDEGLFFLAESLAYNKSAEEVDFSGNAITAVGIEAFDGILQINTALKSLNLSGNDIGDEGAKCLSGILVENVGIQKLLLNSTNIGDEGAKAISDMLKKNKTIRFVQLSNNTIEYSGFASIADALLENNTLRSLYLNGNYGGPLGASSLAKGVLGNKSLRELHLHGNGFGNEGLRVLMSALSAHKGKITALDIGNNNITSEGSHYVAEFIKMTKSLRWLSLYMDDVGDEGAEKVADALKQNKTISTMDFGGNNIHSRGVTAIAETLKENAVLTTLELSYNPIGPEGVKALCDVIKFNGKIQTLKLGWCQIGVSGAESIADCLKYNTTLSTLDLRANGLGDDGAICLARSLKIINECLKSLDLCFNEIRDDGAFALAQALKANEDLTVTSLNLSNNFFGKFGQVALTEARDHVYEMTGKEIDIYF, from the exons ATGGAGtcctccctcctcctctcctcctcccgcCCCTCCCTCCTCaccccctcctcctccccctccatCGCGCATCGACGCTACGCCTCCTTCGGGTCCAAGCTTCCGCCGCGACGCCTCCTCTCCGTGCCACCGCGCGCCCGCCGGTGGACCGTGGCGCCGCGGGCTGCGTCCGAGCTGTTCGACGGAATTCACAGCCAGGACAAGCCCCCCGGGGTCGGGCGCGGGGGCGCGCGCCGGAGAGCCTACCGCGAGGCGCAAGGGGAGGCCTCCGCGCCCCCCGTCGGCGCGGCAGCCAGGGGCCTCACCCGCTACGTCGTCCCGGCCGGGGGCTTGCTCGCGCTGAGCTTTG TCATATGGAAGGTGGTTCAGCATTTCGTTCCCGGGAAGAGGAAGGACCGGGTTTCCGGAGAACCAGTGTCTTCTGGGGCCATGTGGTCCTTTGCTGCCGGGTCCAATTTGTCAACATCTACAAGCTTTAAAGCGGAAAAGGAGTCGAAGAAAAACCTAAACAAGTTCTACAAGGAACTGCGGACGCTCAAAACCGTTAACATGGCAG GCCGTCAATTCGGCGACGAGGGTTTGTTCTTCCTAGCAGAAAGCTTAGCCTATAACAAG AGTGCAGAGGAGGTGGACTTTTCTGGTAATGCGATAACAGCTGTGGGAATAGAAGCCTTTGATGGCATTCTCCAGATAAACACAGCTTTAAAGTCTCTCAATTTATCTGGAAATGATATCGGAGATGAAGGAGCTAAG TGTCTTTCAGGTATATTGGTAGAAAACGTAGGTATTCAGAAGCTCCTGCTGAACAGTACCAATATCGGAGATGAg GGAGCAAAAGCGATTTCGGATATGCTGAAAAAGAACAAAACAATACGTTTTGTACAGCTCAGCAATAATACAATCGAATACAGT GGTTTTGCAAGTATTGCAGATGCACTTCTTGAGAATAATACGCTACGGAGCTTGTATCTCAA tgGCAACTATGGTGGTCCTCTCGGTGCATCCAGCCTAGCAAAAGGAGTTTTAGGGAACAAATCTCTCAGG GAACTTCACTTACATGGTAATGGGTTTGGGAACGAAGGATTACGGGTGTTGATGTCTGCATTATCTGCTCACAAAG GCAAGATAACAGCCTTGGATATTGGCAACAACAACATTACATCAGAGGGTTCTCATTATGTTGCCGAGTTCATCAAAATGACGAAGTCTCTACGGTGGCTCAGTCTTTACATGGATGACGTTGGTGATGAG GGTGCTGAAAAGGTGGCAGATGCTCTGAAACAGAACAAAACAATATCTACTATGGACTTT GGTGGTAATAACATTCACTCTAGAGGGGTAACTGCAATAGCTGAAACTTTGAAGGAGAATGCAGTGTTGACAACA CTGGAGTTGAGTTATAATCCAATTGGACCAGAGGGGGTAAAGGCTTTGTGCGATGTTATCAAGTTCAATGGCAAAATCCAAACCCTTAAGCTTGGTTGGTGCCAG ATAGGTGTGTCAGGTGCAGAATCCATTGCTGATTGTTTGAAGTATAACACAACATTGTCGACATTGGATTTGCGGGCAAATGGACTTGGAGATGAT GGTGCTATCTGCTTGGCGCGAAGTTTGAAGATAATCAATGAATGTTTGAAATCACTTGACCTGTGTTTTAATGAGATTAGA GATGATGGAGCATTTGCATTGGCGCAAGCACTCAAGGCTAATGAGGATCTTACAGTCACATCATTAAATCTTTCAAACAACTTCTTCGGTAAATTTGGACAG GTTGCTCTGACTGAAGCACGGGATCATGTATACGAGATGACTGGAAAGGAAATAGACATTTATTTTTAG